A genomic stretch from Micromonas sp. RCC299 mitochondrion, complete genome includes:
- the nad6_2 gene encoding NADH dehydrogenase subunit 6.2, with amino-acid sequence MNLVLFYMFASFALLAGIMVIRAKNPVYSVLFLILVFCNVSGLLLLINLDFFAMVFLVVYVGAIAVLFLFVVMMLNVKLAEINDSILRYLPVGGVFGLLFFGEIFLLLEQDLVPVMTYETQSILSIMESITMYSVFGVLSSATLLFSLFSQPWNSLTIFSQWQKHFIQIQDTIANYNTFVQEQALTVNDLEYVVWPYTMEQTTTIHTIGHVVYTYYMVFFILASIILLIAMIGSIVLTMHKGVFVKRQDVFEQNTRDFSKTLRKVKSL; translated from the coding sequence ATGAATTTAGTTTTATTTTATATGTTTGCAAGTTTTGCACTACTTGCAGGTATTATGGTTATTAGAGCAAAAAATCCTGTGTACTCAGTCCTATTTCTGATCTTAGTTTTTTGTAACGTATCAGGACTTCTTTTACTTATTAACCTTGACTTTTTTGCAATGGTCTTTCTGGTTGTTTATGTTGGTGCTATTGCAGTGCTTTTCTTATTTGTTGTTATGATGTTAAATGTTAAATTAGCAGAAATAAATGATAGTATTCTAAGATATCTACCAGTAGGTGGAGTATTTGGTCTATTATTTTTCGGTGAAATTTTCCTTTTACTAGAACAAGATCTTGTTCCAGTTATGACATATGAAACACAATCTATCCTCTCTATCATGGAATCTATAACTATGTATAGCGTATTTGGTGTATTAAGTAGTGCAACACTCTTATTTTCACTCTTTTCACAACCATGGAATAGTTTGACCATTTTTTCTCAATGGCAAAAGCATTTTATCCAGATACAAGATACTATAGCAAACTACAATACATTTGTACAAGAACAGGCACTGACAGTAAATGATCTTGAATATGTTGTTTGGCCATATACAATGGAACAGACAACAACAATTCATACAATTGGACATGTAGTGTATACATATTACATGGTATTTTTTATTTTAGCTAGTATAATTCTTCTTATTGCAATGATTGGCTCGATTGTACTGACAATGCATAAAGGTGTATTTGTGAAACGTCAAGATGTTTTCGAACAAAATACTCGAGATTTCTCTAAAACATTACGAAAAGTTAAATCACTATAA
- the atp6_2 gene encoding ATPase subunit 6.2, whose protein sequence is MFFYSPLEQFTIISLIPMHIGNFYFSFTNSSLFMCLSTGLFMCLCVLVTARGGSLVPTPWQSLIEMIYEFVVSLVSEQVGEKGKQYFPMLFTLFTFLLCSNLIGMIPYSFTTTSHFVVTFGLSVSVFIAVTIIGFQIHGLHFFSFLLPPGAPLILSPFLVVIELVSYVFRAISLGVRLFANMMAGHTLVKILSGFAWSMLSLSGVLKLAASIPFAVVFALMFLEVGVACLQAYVFTILTCIYLNDAIHLH, encoded by the coding sequence ATGTTTTTTTATTCACCATTAGAACAATTTACGATTATTTCGTTGATTCCAATGCATATTGGTAATTTTTATTTTTCATTTACAAATTCTTCATTATTTATGTGTTTGTCAACAGGCCTTTTTATGTGTCTTTGTGTTCTTGTAACAGCTCGTGGAGGATCATTAGTTCCAACACCATGGCAATCCCTTATTGAAATGATTTATGAATTTGTTGTAAGTTTAGTTTCTGAACAAGTTGGAGAAAAAGGGAAACAATATTTTCCTATGTTATTTACTCTCTTTACTTTTTTGTTATGTAGTAATTTAATTGGAATGATTCCATATAGTTTCACAACTACAAGTCATTTTGTTGTGACTTTCGGATTATCTGTTTCAGTTTTTATTGCTGTGACAATTATCGGATTTCAAATTCATGGCTTACATTTTTTCAGTTTTCTTCTTCCTCCGGGAGCACCTTTAATTCTTTCACCTTTTTTAGTGGTAATTGAACTTGTTTCATATGTATTCCGTGCAATTAGTTTAGGTGTTCGACTTTTTGCGAACATGATGGCAGGGCACACTCTTGTTAAAATTCTAAGTGGTTTTGCTTGGAGTATGTTATCATTAAGTGGTGTATTAAAACTTGCAGCAAGTATTCCATTTGCTGTTGTTTTTGCTCTGATGTTTTTAGAAGTTGGAGTTGCTTGTTTACAAGCATATGTGTTTACCATTTTAACATGTATTTACTTAAATGATGCTATTCATCTTCACTAA
- the nad1_2 gene encoding NADH dehydrogenase subunit 1.2, with product MLLFLLSIIAKILGIVVPLLVAVAYLTLAERKVMASMQRRKGPNVVGFFGILQPLADGLKLLIKEPVLPSSANTVVFLAAPVLTFLLALIAWAVIPFGEGLVLCDLDVGMLYIFAISSLGVYGVIMAGWASNSKYAFLGALRSTAQMVSYEVSLGLIIITVLLCVGSLNLSAIVMAQEDVWFGVPLFPLLLMFFISCLAETNRAPFDLPEAEAELVAGYNVEYSSMGFALFFLGEYANMIMMSVLCVILFLGGWLPPFSFTFLYWIPGSMWLGLKTIIFLFLYIWVRAAFPRYRYDQLMRLGWKVLLPLSLAWVLFVAGILVAFDLLPSTFSQ from the coding sequence ATGCTTTTATTTTTATTAAGTATTATTGCAAAAATTCTTGGTATTGTTGTTCCTTTACTTGTTGCTGTAGCATATTTAACACTTGCTGAACGAAAAGTAATGGCTTCAATGCAACGCCGTAAAGGACCAAATGTTGTTGGTTTTTTTGGTATTTTACAACCATTAGCTGATGGTTTAAAACTGCTTATTAAAGAGCCAGTTTTACCAAGTAGCGCAAATACAGTTGTTTTTTTAGCAGCTCCTGTTTTAACATTTTTACTTGCATTAATTGCTTGGGCTGTTATTCCATTTGGAGAAGGGCTTGTATTATGTGATTTAGATGTTGGGATGTTATATATTTTTGCTATTTCTTCATTAGGTGTATATGGGGTTATTATGGCAGGCTGGGCAAGTAACTCTAAATATGCTTTTTTAGGAGCTTTACGTTCTACAGCACAAATGGTTTCCTATGAAGTATCGCTTGGTTTAATTATTATTACTGTTTTATTATGTGTAGGATCATTAAATTTATCTGCAATTGTAATGGCTCAAGAAGATGTTTGGTTTGGAGTACCACTTTTTCCTTTACTTTTAATGTTTTTTATTTCATGTTTAGCAGAAACAAATCGTGCACCTTTTGATTTACCTGAAGCAGAAGCCGAACTGGTTGCTGGATATAACGTTGAATATTCATCTATGGGGTTTGCATTATTTTTTCTTGGTGAATATGCAAATATGATTATGATGAGCGTACTTTGTGTCATTCTTTTTTTAGGTGGCTGGTTACCTCCATTTTCTTTTACATTTTTATATTGGATTCCAGGCTCAATGTGGTTAGGACTTAAAACTATTATTTTTTTATTCCTTTATATTTGGGTACGTGCTGCATTTCCACGCTATCGTTATGACCAACTCATGCGTTTAGGATGGAAAGTTTTACTTCCATTATCTCTTGCCTGGGTACTTTTTGTTGCAGGTATTCTTGTAGCTTTTGATCTTTTACCCTCGACCTTTTCTCAGTAG